The Rhodothermales bacterium nucleotide sequence GAGACGTGCTCGGCAAACTGATCGGATCGCTGGGCATCGAGCGCAAGCTGGATGAAGCGCGCATCGTCGATGCCTGGAAAGAGGTCGCCGGCGGCCCCATCAACGCCGTCACCGAACGCGTCTGGGCCAGCAAGGGGATCCTCTATGTGGTCGTCACGTCGGCCACGTGGCGGCAGGAGTTGTACCTGCATCGGAACGCGTGGCGAAAACGGCTGAACGAACGGCTGGAGGCGCCGCTCGTTCAGGATATCGTGTTTCGGTGAGCGGCGTTGGTGCCGCGATCAGCCGTCGCTGTACTTCTTGAAGATGACGGAGGTGTTGTGCCCGCCAAACCCGAAGGCGTTGCTCACGGCGTAGTTGACGGGGCGGCGATGCGGCGTGTTGAACGTGTAGTTCAGCCGGCACTGCTCGTCCTTTTCCTTGAAGTTGATGGTCGGCGGGATGATGTCGTGCACCGTCGCGAGAATCGAGGCGATGGCCTCCACGGCGCCGGCGGCGCCGAGCAGGTGCCCGGTCATGCTCTTGGTGGACGAGACGTTGAGCGCGTACGCGTGGTCGCCGAAAACCTGTTCGATGGCTTTGGACTCGGCGACGTCGCCCAGCGGGGTCGACGTCCCGTGCATGTTGATGTAGT carries:
- a CDS encoding DUF721 domain-containing protein → MSSKHRPEPLGDVLGKLIGSLGIERKLDEARIVDAWKEVAGGPINAVTERVWASKGILYVVVTSATWRQELYLHRNAWRKRLNERLEAPLVQDIVFR